One window of Scheffersomyces stipitis CBS 6054 chromosome 1, whole genome shotgun sequence genomic DNA carries:
- the SRP40.3 gene encoding hypothetical protein similar to SRP40, which yields MYTNPQSNSGPSAASAQISTTNAPIVVRTSKQWVLPPRPKPGRKPVSLPKADGPVERKKKYVKKSCTSELSTSSASSSEMSASSPSASSSIRKQSLQSSTVKLPQSTSTRSAVPIHTQASQTSQTYSHSNSQGSQSRSPSELHGNNLNNNSNGITTTPSHSASKFTPMPAKATAPTPAMIISSLSKNVRVIDAENLSLKSHLLSLIHDYKHLKEMVLNNEGPIEEPDDLDKNVHKRSFNELVTHQQLEDDFELDHEPSDLSTAQTTPSATPAAKTSEIDDFETFIKFDAITTTASSAKNPVTMKKKKTHRKFNHYKDFEKLDTVEDSDMDIDFEDDDDEEIDSPSSSGLSRTTSPSSDFESNSLMSTLTRSTTVSSVNTTSFPLLDKKASHPFKIGRSSFFELPKYDEEDSAEYSFKFDESMNTSSLKSNQDQYNMINDFLEEKILNNDLKYYVENDNGEMRW from the exons ATGTACA CTAATCCCCAGTCTAACTCGGGACCCAGTGCCGCTTCGGCCCAGATATCCACCACCAACGCACCCATCGTAGTCCGCACATCCAAGCAATGGGTGCTACCTCCCAGACCTAAACCGGGCCGTAAGCCTGTGTCGTTACCTAAAGCCGATGGGCCTGtagagagaaagaagaagtatgTCAAGAAGTCCTGCACTTCCGAGCTTTCGACGTCTTCGGCCTCCAGCTCTGAAatgtctgcttcttctccttctgcttcttccaGTATCAGAAAACAGAGTCTCCAGTCTTCAACAGTAAAGCTCCCACAGTCTACATCGACTCGCAGCGCGGTACCGATCCATACCCAAGCCTCGCAAACTTCTCAAACCTATTCACATTCAAACTCTCAAGGCTCGCAATCGAGATCGCCATCTGAGTTGCACGGTaacaatctcaacaataatagtaaTGGTATTACTACCACCCCATCGCATTCCGCTCTGAAATTTACACCCATGCCGGCCAAAGCTACCGCTCCAACACCAGCAATGATAATATCGTCACTTTCCAAGAACGTCCGGGTTATCGATGCCGAAAACTTGTCGCTCAAATCACATCTTTTGTCGCTCATTCACGACTACAAGcacttgaaagaaatggtGTTAAATAATGAAGGTCCAATTGAAGAACCAGACGATTTGGACAAAAATGTCCACAAGCGTTCTTTCAACGAGTTGGTAACACATCAACAGcttgaagatgatttcGAGCTTGACCACGAGCCTTCGGATCTTTCTACAGCCCAGACTACACCCTCTGCCACTCCAGCCGCAAAGACATCGGAGATAGACGACTTTGAGACGTTCATCAAGTTCGATGCCATAACAAcaactgcttcttctgcaaaGAATCCTGTTactatgaagaagaaaaagactcACAGAAAGTTCAACCACTACAAggattttgaaaaattagacacagtagaagactctGACATGGATATTGACTTcgaagacgatgacgatgaagagATCGACTCGCCTTCGTCTTCAGGATTGTCGAGAACAACATCGCCATCTTCAGACTTTGAAAGCAATTCACTCATGAGCACATTGACCAGATCTACAACTGTGTCTTCTGTTAACACGACCAGCTTCCCACTCTTAGACAAAAAGGCTAGTCATCCGTTCAAAATAGGCAGAAGCAGTTTCTTTGAATTGCCAAAGtatgatgaagaagactcgGCAGAATATAGCTTCAAGTTTGACGAGTCTATgaatacttcttctttgaagtctAATCAGGATCAGTACAACATgatcaacgacttcttggaagaaaagattctcaacaacgacttgaagtACTACGTTGAGAATGACAACGGGGAAATGAGATGGTAA
- the XKS1 gene encoding D-xylulokinase (D-xylulokinase (XYL3) [KO:K00854] third enzyme in the xylose pathway. Upregulated ca 20 fold on xylose), whose product MTTTPFDAPDKLFLGFDLSTQQLKIIVTDENLAALKTYNVEFDSINSSVQKGVIAINDEISKGAIISPVYMWLDALDHVFEDMKKDGFPFNKVVGISGSCQQHGSVYWSRTAEKVLSELDAESSLSSQMRSAFTFKHAPNWQDHSTGKELEEFERVIGADALADISGSRAHYRFTGLQIRKLSTRFKPEKYNRTARISLVSSFVASVLLGRITSIEEADACGMNLYDIEKREFNEELLAIAAGVHPELDGVEQDGEIYRAGINELKRKLGPVKPITYESEGDIASYFVTRYGFNPDCKIYSFTGDNLATIISLPLAPNDALISLGTSTTVLIITKNYAPSSQYHLFKHPTMPDHYMGMICYCNGSLAREKVRDEVNEKFNVEDKKSWDKFNEILDKSTDFNNKLGIYFPLGEIVPNAAAQIKRSVLNSKNEIVDVELGDKNWQPEDDVSSIVESQTLSCRLRTGPMLSKSGDSSASSSASPQPEGDGTDLHKVYQDLVKKFGDLYTDGKKQTFESLTARPNRCYYVGGASNNGSIIRKMGSILAPVNGNYKVDIPNACALGGAYKASWSYECEAKKEWIGYDQYINRLFEVSDEMNSFEVKDKWLEYANGVGMLAKMESELKH is encoded by the coding sequence ATGACCACTACCCCATTTGATGCTCCAGATAAGCTCTTCCTCGGGTTCGATCTTTCGACTCAGCAGTTGAAGATCATCGTCACCGATGAAAACCTCGCTGCTCTCAAAACCTACAATGTCGAGTTCGATAGCATCAACAGCTCTGTCCAGAAGGGTGTCATTGCTATCAACGACGAAATCAGCAAGGGTGCCATTATTTCCCCCGTTTACATGTGGTTGGATGCCCTTGACCATGTTTTTGAAGACATGAAGAAGGACGGATTCCCCTTCAACAAGGTTGTTGGTATTTCCGGTTCTTGTCAACAGCACGGTTCGGTATACTGGTCTAGAACGGCCGAGAAGGTCTTGTCCGAATTGGACGCTGAATCTTCGTTATCGAGCCAGATGAGATCTGCTTTCACCTTCAAGCACGCTCCAAACTGGCAGGATCACTCTACCGGTAAAGAGCTTGAAGAGTTCGAAAGAGTGATTGGTGCTGATGCCTTGGCTGATATCTCTGGTTCCAGAGCCCATTACAGATTCACAGGGCTCCAGATTAGAAAGTTGTCTACCAGATTCAAGCCCGAAAAGTACAACAGAACTGCTCGTATCTCTTTAGTTTCGTCATTTGTTGCCAGTGTGTTGCTTGGTAGAATCACCTCCATTGAAGAGGCCGATGCTTGTGGAATGAACTTGTACGATATCGAAAAGCGCGAGTTCAACGAAGAGCTCTTGGCCATCGCTGCTGGTGTCCACCCTGAGTTGGATGGTGTAGAACAAGACGGTGAAATTTACAGAGCTGGTATCAAtgagttgaagagaaagttggGTCCTGTCAAACCTATAACATACGAAAGCGAAGGTGACATTGCCTCTTACTTTGTCACCAGATACGGCTTCAACCCCGACTGTAAAATCTACTCGTTCACCGGAGACAATTTGGCCACGATTATCTCGTTGCCTTTGGCTCCAAATGATGCTTTGATCTCATTGGGTACTTCTACTACAGTTTTAATTATCACCAAGAACTACGctccttcttctcaatACCATTTGTTTAAACATCCAACCATGCCTGACCACTACATGGGCATGATCTGCTACTGTAACGGTTCCTTGGCCAGAGAAAAGGTTAGAGACGAAGTCAACGAAAAGTTCAATgtagaagacaagaagtcgtgggacaagttcaatgaaatcttggacaaatccacagacttcaacaacaagttgggtATTTACTTCCCACTTGGCGAAATTGTCCCTAATGCCGCTGCTCAGATCAAGAGATCGGTGTTGAACAGCAAGAACGAAATTGTAGACGTTGAGTTGGGCGACAAGAACTGGCAACCTGAAGATgatgtttcttcaattgtagaATCACAGACTTTGTCTTGTAGATTGAGAACTGGTCCAATGTTGAGCAAGAGTGGAGATTCTTCTGCTTCCAGCTCTGCCTCACCTCAACCAGAAGGTGATGGTACAGATTTGCACAAGGTCTACCAAGACTTGGTTAAAAAGTTTGGTGACTTGTACACTGATGGAAAGAAGCAAACCTTTGAGTCTTTGACCGCCAGACCTAACCGTTGTTACTACGTCGGTGGTGCTTCCAACAACGGCAGCATTATCCGCAAGATGGGTTCCATCTTGGCTCCCGTCAACGGAAACTACAAGGTTGACATTCCTAACGCCTGTGCATTGGGTGGTGCTTACAAGGCCAGTTGGAGTTACGAGTGTgaagccaagaaggaaTGGATCGGATACGATCAGTATATCAACAGATTGTTTGAAGTAAGTGACGAGATGAATCTGTTCGAAGTCAAGGATAAATGGCTCGAATATGCCAACGGGGTTGGAATGTTGGCCAAGATGGAAAGTGAATTGAAACACTAA
- the MDH98 gene encoding alpha-ketoisocaproate reductase or hydroxyisocaproate dehydrogenase (Glyoxylate/hydroxypyruvate reductase (D-isomer-specific 2-hydroxy acid dehydrogenase superfamily)) codes for MTSSNKPKVLFVGDLDKSQPEFIRFNEKFTCIFHSLTSVDQLIEDFNTKFNDIEAIYGAWLGFVPLGGFRDKIIENAPPSLKIIAICSVGYDGYDGAALRERNIILTNVPSTGAAGPVADLVLYNTLSSFRQFSAYQKVFSPDNNHTIKVRKLLDRSGTFETRTGQPVTTGDGSGYDFGEYINDRPNVNPGGHNAVIVGFGNIGKTIGQRLSSLGMNIHYIKRNKLSDSEEAKLGYEATYHADILSTKSFVDLVVIACPATPETKHLINAKVIDEIEHPFRVINIGRGSIIDEEALVNGLKTGKVLFAGLDVFEKEPSVHPELFGRSDVILTPHIGASTVENFNHTSVEAMRNIENVLIDGGEGFTRVN; via the coding sequence ATGACTTCCTCTAATAAGCCAAAGGTATTGTTCGTAGGcgacttggacaagtcgCAGCCAGAATTCATCCGTTTCAACGAAAAGTTCACCTGTATTTTCCATAGCTTGACATCTGTGGATCAACTTattgaagacttcaacaCCAAATTCAACGATATTGAAGCTATTTACGGTGCCTGGTTAGGTTTCGTTCCACTCGGTGGATTCCGCGACAAAATTATCGAAAATGCTCCACCCAGTTTGAAGATCATTGCTATTTGCTCTGTAGGTTATGATGGTTACGACGGAGCTGCATtgagagaaagaaacaTCATTTTGACCAATGTTCCCTCTACTGGGGCTGCTGGTCCTGTGGCTGATTTGGTGTTGTACAACACCTTGCTGAGTTTCCGTCAGTTTTCTGCGTACCAGAAGGTATTCAGTCCCGACAATAATCACACCATCAAGGTCAGAAAGCTCTTGGACAGATCTGGCACCTTTGAAACCAGGACGGGCCAACCTGTGACTACAGGCGACGGAAGTGGCTACGATTTTGGTGAGTATATTAATGACAGGCCCAATGTGAACCCTGGCGGACATAATGCGGTTATCGTCGGGTTTGGAAACATTGGTAAAACAATTGGCCAAAGATTGCTGAGTTTAGGCATGAACATTCACTACAtcaaaagaaacaaattgTCAGACTCAGAAGAGGCCAAGTTGGGTTACGAGGCTACATATCATGCAGACATTCTTTCTACCAAGTCATTCGTGGATTTAGTGGTCATTGCCTGTCCAGCTACTCCAGAAACCAAGCATTTGATCAACGCCAAGGTTATCGACGAAATTGAACATCCGTTCAGAGTCATCAACATCGGAAGAGGTTCTATTATTGATGAGGAAGCATTGGTCAATGGTTTGAAGACGGGAAAGGTGCTCTTTGCAGGGCTTGACGTGTTCGAAAAGGAGCCTTCAGTCCACCCTGAATTGTTTGGAAGAAGTGACGTCATTCTTACCCCACACATCGGAGCTTCCACGGTAGAGAACTTTAACCATACATCTGTGGAAGCTATGAGAAATATCGAGAATGTCCTTATCGATGGCGGAGAAGGGTTTACACGGGTTAATTGA
- the GDB1 gene encoding glycogen debranching enzyme (Glycogen debranching enzyme the enzyme that debranches the glycogen having a glucanotranferase + 1-6amyloglucosidase activity), producing MSQRTLLLRLSNSGEPENSEGISNGIYILPALPHLKGYKKGDPLFHLVFQLNAASSVTRDGTLLTNLPKDSSSPFKRHEYSEYLIGSSFDKDASISVPIFRPGSYNYFIRYTDANDTSATTEKFYFNVPPALYINGEYVAFNALNVETVVSKWVGSLSNWETFFTRVADKGYNMIHFTPLQERGSSDSPYSIYDQLQYDPKIFKDNSEAISVIKKLLANHGLLSLTDVVWNHTADNSEWLREYPDSGYNAETAPHLTAAIELDASLLEFSRNLKSLSLPTEINNEHDLHLVVDGISQHVIGKLQLWQYYVFNKEDTLAEIKKNFYDSTYKITPVDIPTSVNKDSIEELATYTLEVASVHGQPILEKRFSNKLDARKFLGILYTVLEARDLDFEVVAQKSSAIIDQINAPLYSSYDDDVKSILSQVSDRIKFLRLAGNGPKLGLVTDKNPLTEAYFTRFTGKDGKSWALANNGWIWGGNPLVDFASSKSKAYLRREVIVWSDCVKLRYGSGPSDSPHLWERMIQYTQDCARTFSGFRIDNCHSTPLHVGEALLDAAREVNSNLYVVAELFTGSEEMDKFFVERLGINTLIREAMQAWNVQELSRLVHKHGGRPIGSLTWLPLDDFALPADKEPTKGKYIDSYTEMEIPKVLTKQAPHAMFMDCTHDNEMPAQKRTPEDTLPNAALVAFCSSAIGSVYGYDEIFPRLLDVVNETRQYSIEDNGIGQVKKKLHAIRKNLAAESEDILRDHEMYIHHEGQYITIQRHNAKTGKGWFLIARSKFDGHEGPQTLSPVVLSGTIAKCEFSYTLKVTGEYQHSDTVLTGIPAKVEEIRSPAIEFNGKETIIKVDDSFITGSIAVFSTEIPGVDLSLDKFVKEGAVEASLGLDLSDLNALLYRCSSEERDASFGKEDVYSIPGYGALVYAGLEGWNTALKHVIWQNNLGHPICDHIRQGEWALDYIVNRLDIYSKNSPNLKKFQEWLRSRIEAIKKVPYFLRPHYFTLVVGIAYEAARFRALRGLGVHVQTATNFVQSLALTSVQMIGRMNNTSLLPTEQVSCIAAGLPHFSNDYMRCWGRDVFISFRGLMLVTERYDDAKNHILGFAKTLKHGLIPNLLDAGRNPRYNARDAVWFFLQAIQEYVKYAPDGIKILDERVARRFPLDDTYIPHTDKRAFSYESSIREVIYEILARHAKGIKYREANAGPNLDSQMKDEGFNVEVYIDWKTGLVHGGSQSNCGTWMDKMGESEKAGSKGVPGTPRDGAAIELQGLMKSALRFVNELNTKGSFEYTEVEKNDGSKISLVDWEKLVQDNFEKHFFIPVDASDDDKFVVDASLVNRRGIYKDLYRSGKPYEDYQLRANFPIAMVAAPELFTPKNALAALRTADRVIRGPVGLRTLDPSDWNYRPYYNNSEDSEDFATSKGRNYHQGPEWVWVFGYFLRAFMLFHYIEDKSCKTESGELTDFMLTGLNARIQGHQKWIKESPWAGLTELTNKDGAFCYDSSPTQAWSTSCLLDLYYDLWSDEHYKNSNGRK from the coding sequence ATGTCACAAAGAACGTTACTTCTTCGTTTATCCAACTCCGGGGAACCGGAAAATAGCGAAGGCATATCCAATGGAATCTACATATTGCCTGCTCTTCCGCATCTTAAGGGGTATAAGAAGGGAGACCCCCTTTTCCACTTGGTATTTCAACTCAATGCTGCTTCATCAGTTACTAGAGATGGTACATTGTTGACAAACTTACCCAAAGATTCGAGCTCACCATTCAAAAGACACGAATACAGCGAATATCTCAttggatcttcttttgaCAAGGACGCTTCGATCTCAGTGCCAATCTTCAGACCTGGTTCGTACAATTATTTCATTAGGTATACTGATGCCAACGACACTTCAGCTACGACAGAAAAGTTCTATTTCAATGTTCCGCCAGCTCTTTACATCAACGGCGAGTATGTTGCCTTTAATGCTCTTAACGTTGAAACAGTAGTCTCGAAGTGGGTCGGAAGCTTGTCGAACTGGGAAACTTTCTTCACCAGAGTTGCTGACAAGGGATACAACATGATCCACTTCACTCCGCTTCAAGAACGAGGATCATCAGATTCGCCTTACTCCATCTATGATCAGTTGCAGTACGATCCCAAGATCTTTAAGGACAATTCCGAGGCTATTTCCGTCATTAAGAAGCTTTTGGCTAACCACGGcttgttgtcgttgacGGATGTGGTGTGGAATCACACTGCTGACAACTCCGAGTGGCTTCGCGAGTACCCTGACTCGGGATACAATGCCGAAACAGCTCCCCACTTGACGGCTGCCATCGAATTAGATGCGCTGTTATTagaattttcaagaaatttgAAGAGCCTCAGTTTGCCGACCGAAATCAACAACGAACATGACTTACATTTAGTCGTTGACGGAATCTCTCAGCATGTCATCGGCAAGCTTCAGCTCTGGCAGTACTAcgtcttcaacaaggaagatACACTTGCcgagatcaagaagaacttctacGATAGTACATACAAAATCACTCCTGTAGATATCCCTACCTCTGTGAACAAAGATAGCATCGAAGAACTCGCAACATATACCCTTGAGGTTGCCTCTGTGCACGGCCAGCCCATCTTGGAGAAGCGATTCTCTAACAAATTGGACGCCAGAAAGTTCCTCGGCATCTTGTACACTGTGTTGGAGGCTAGAGACCTTGACTTCGAGGTTGTTGCCCAGAAGTCGAGTGCCATCATCGACCAGATCAACGCTCCCTTATACTCTTCATATGATGATGACGTCAAGTCGATTCTTAGCCAAGTTTCTGACAGAATTAAGTTCTTAAGACTTGCCGGAAACGGTCCTAAATTGGGCCTTGTCACCGACAAGAACCCCTTGACAGAGGCATACTTCACAAGATTCACTGGTAAAGATGGTAAATCGTGGGCCTTGGCGAACAACGGCTGGATCTGGGGTGGGAACCCGCTAGTAGACTTTGCGTCTCTGAAATCAAAGGCTTATTTGCGTAGAGAAGTTATTGTATGGAGTGACTGTGTCAAGTTGAGATACGGCTCTGGTCCTCTGGATTCTCCCCATTTATGGGAAAGAATGATCCAGTACACCCAAGACTGTGCCCGTACCTTTAGTGGATTCAGAATCGACAACTGCCACTCCACACCTTTACACGTAGGAGAAGCTTTGTTGGATGCTGCCAGAGAAGTAAACTCCAACTTGTATGTTGTAGCCGAGCTTTTCACAGGCTCTGAGGAGATGGACAAGTTTTTCGTGGAAAGATTAGGAATCAACACCTTGATCAGAGAAGCCATGCAAGCCTGGAACGTACAAGAGTTGTCTAGATTAGTTCACAAACACGGTGGTAGACCGATTGGATCTTTGACCTGGTTGCCCTTGGACGACTTTGCCTTGCCAGCTGATAAGGAGCCTACTAAGGGAAAGTACATTGACTCGTACACGGAAATGGAAATACCCAAAGTGTTGACCAAGCAAGCTCCACATGCAATGTTTATGGACTGTACTCACGACAACGAGATGCCAGCGCAGAAGAGAACACCAGAAGATACGTTGCCCAACGCTGCGTTGGTGGCCTTCTGCTCATCTGCCATTGGTTCTGTTTATGGGTATGATGAGATCTTTCCTCGTTTGCTTGACGTAGTTAATGAAACTAGACAATATTCAATAGAGGACAACGGTATTGGTcaggtgaagaagaagcttcaTGCCATCAGAAAGAACCTTGCTGCTGAAAGCGAAGATATTTTGCGAGACCATGAGATGTATATTCACCACGAAGGCCAGTATATTACCATCCAGAGGCACAATGCTAAGACTGGAAAGGGGTGGTTTTTGATTGCCAGATCGAAGTTCGATGGCCACGAAGGGCCTCAGACTTTGTCTCCTGTAGTATTAAGTGGTACAATAGCCAAGTGTGAGTTCAGCTACACATTGAAAGTCACTGGCGAATACCAACACAGCGACACTGTTCTCACGGGTATCCCAGccaaagtagaagaaatccGCAGTCCAGCCATTGAGTTTAATGGCAAGGAAACTATCATTAAAGTCGACGATTCCTTCATTACTGGTTCCATTGCTGTCTTTTCCACGGAAATTCCAGGAGTAGACTTGTCTTTGGATAAGTTCGTTAAAGAAGGTGCCGTAGAAGCCTCTCTAGGCTTAGACTTGAGTGATTTGAACGCTCTCCTTTACCGCTgctcttctgaagaaagagatgCTTCATTCGGCAAGGAAGACGTTTATAGTATTCCCGGATATGGTGCCTTGGTCTATGCTGGTTTGGAAGGTTGGAACACGGCTCTTAAACATGTTATCTGGCAGAACAACTTGGGCCATCCGATCTGCGACCATATCAGACAAGGCGAATGGGCTCTTGATTACATAGTCAACAGGTTGGATATCTACCTGAAGAACTCGCCtaacttgaagaaattccaGGAGTGGTTGAGATCTCGGATTGAAGCCATCAAGAAGGTACCTTATTTCTTGAGACCTCACTATTTCACTCTTGTAGTCGGTATAGCCTACGAAGCTGCCAGATTCAGAGCATTGAGAGGCTTGGGTGTACATGTTCAAACTGCTACTAACTTTGTTCAGAGCTTGGCTCTTACTTCTGTGCAAATGATTGGCAGAATGAATAACACTTCGCTCTTGCCTACGGAACAGGTTTCGTGTATAGCTGCCGGCTTACCTCACTTCAGCAATGATTACATGAGATGTTGGGGCAGAGATGTGTTTATCAGTTTCCGTGGATTGATGTTGGTAACCGAGAGATACGATGACGCTAAGAATCACATCTTGGGATTTGCCAAAACCTTGAAACACGGCTTGATAcccaacttgttggatGCAGGTAGGAACCCTCGTTACAACGCCAGGGATGCTGTCTGGTTCTTCTTACAAGCCATTCAAGAGTACGTCAAGTATGCTCCAGATGGTATCAAGATTTTGGACGAAAGGGTTGCGAGAAGATTCCCCTTGGACGATACGTACATCCCTCATACCGATAAGAGAGCTTTTAGTTACGAGAGCTCAATTCGTGAAGTCATCTATGAGATTCTTGCCCGCCATGCCAAGGGTATCAAATACCGTGAAGCCAACGCTGGTCCTAATCTTGATTCACAGATGAAGGACGAAGGTTTCAACGTGGAAGTTTATATTGACTGGAAAACCGGTCTAGTACATGGCGGTTCTCAGCTGAACTGTGGAACATGGATGGACAAGATGGgagaaagtgaaaaagcTGGCTCCAAGGGAGTTCCAGGCACACCTAGAGACGGAGCTGCTATCGAGTTGCAAGGTTTAATGAAGAGTGCTTTGAGATTCgtcaacgagttgaacaCAAAGGGCTCATTTGAGTATACggaagtagaaaagaaCGATGGTTCCAAGATCTCGCTTGTTGACTGGGAAAAATTGGTACAAGATAACTTCGAAAAGCACTTCTTCATTCCTGTAGATGCCTCTGACGACGACAAATTTGTAGTAGACGCTTCATTGGTCAACAGAAGAGGTATTTACAAGGACTTATACAGATCTGGAAAACCATATGAAGACTATCAGTTGAGAGCAAACTTCCCTATTGCAATGGTAGCTGCTCCTGAGTTGTTCACGCCCAAGAATGCGCTCGCTGCTCTCAGAACAGCTGACCGTGTCATCAGAGGCCCTGTTGGGTTGAGGACTTTGGATCCTTCGGACTGGAACTACAGACCTtactacaacaacagtgAGGATAGCGAGGACTTTGCTACTTCCAAGGGTAGAAACTACCACCAGGGCCCCGAGTGGGTCTGGGTGTTTGGCTACTTCTTGAGAGCCTTTATGTTGTTCCATTACATTGAAGACAAGAGTTGTAAGACCGAACTGGGTGAGCTCACAGACTTCATGTTAACGGGATTGAATGCCAGAATCCAGGGCCACCAGAAGTGGATCAAAGAAAGTCCTTGGGCCGGTTTGACTGAGTTAACCAATAAGGATGGTGCGTTCTGTTATGACTCTTCGCCTACACAGGCATGGAGTACTTCTTGTTTGCTTGACTTGTACTACGATTTGTGGAGCGACGAACACTACAAGAACAGTAATGGCAGGAAATAA
- the ALD6 gene encoding mitochondrial aldehyde dehydrogenase (mitochondrial aldehyde dehydrogenase similarity to glyceraldehyde-3-phosphate dehydrogenase (GAPN) (MMSDH)), translated as MLTRALRRSALTAAAAKRFKSVLTLSSTVSSYPKSHTEAGAEPYLTPSFVNNKLIKSDSTEWFDIHDPATNSVVSKVPQSTPEELEEAIAAAEAAFPIWKEYSIIKRQGIAFKFVQLLRENMDRIASVIVLEQGKTFVDAQGDVLRGLQVAEAACNITNDLKGETLEVATDMETKMIREPLGVIGSICPFNFPAMVPLWSLPLVLVTGNTAVVKPSERVPGAAMIIAELVAEAGVPPGVLNIVHGKHATVNKLIEDPRIKALTFVGGDKAGKYIYEKGTSLGKRVQANLGAKNHLVVLPDANKEQFVNAVNGAAFGAAGQRCMAISVLVTVGKTKEWLADVARDAKLLNVGSGFDPKSDLGPLINPGSLEKAHDILDESVKQGAKILLDGRGYKPADPKFAKGNFLAPTIITNVGPGIRAYDEEIFAPVLAVVNVETIDEAIELINKNKYGNGVSIFTSSGSSAQYFTKRIDVGQVGVNVPIPVPLPMFSFTGSRGSFLGDLNFYGKAGVTFLTKPKTITSSWKSNTIDNQILKPSTSMPVQQ; from the coding sequence ATGTTAACCAGAGCCCTTCGTAGGTCAGCCTTGAcagctgctgctgccaaaCGCTTCAAATCCGTGTTAACGTTGTCATCCACCGTTTCTTCATACCCCAAGAGCCATACCGAGGCAGGTGCTGAGCCCTACTTGACACCATCTTTCGTGAACAACAAGCTCATTAAGTCCGACTCGACCGAATGGTTCGATATTCACGACCCTGCAACCAACAGCGTCGTACTGAAGGTACCCCAACTGACCCCtgaggaattggaagaagccaTTGCTGCTGCCGAAGCTGCCTTCCCAATCTGGAAAGAGTACTCCATCATCAAAAGACAGGGTATCGCCTTCAAGTTTGTTCAATTATTGAGAGAAAATATGGATAGAATCGCTTCTGTCATTGTCTTGGAACAAGGAAAGACATTTGTTGATGCCCAGGGTGACGTCTTGAGAGGCTTACAAGTCGCTGAAGCTGCCTGTAACATCACCAATGACTTGAAAGGGGAAACTTTGGAAGTAGCTACTGATATGGAAACCAAAATGATCCGGGAACCTCTTGGAGTTATAGGATCCATCTGTCCTTTCAACTTCCCAGCCATGGTTCCCTTGTGGTCACTTCCATTGGTCTTAGTTACTGGAAACACTGCTGTAGTTAAGCCTTCGGAGCGTGTTCCTGGTGCTGCAATGATCATTGCCGAGTTGGTGGCTGAAGCTGGTGTTCCTCCTGGTGTTCTTAATATTGTCCATGGTAAGCACGCCACAgtgaacaagttgattgaagaCCCAAGAATCAAGGCTTTGACATTTGTAGGCGGTGACAAGGCCGGCAAGTACATCTACGAAAAGGGAACGTCCTTGGGAAAGAGAGTACAGGCCAACTTGGGTGCTAAGAACCACTTGGTGGTACTTCCTGATGCCAACAAAGAGCAGTTCGTCAATGCTGTCAACGGTGCTGCTTTTGGTGCTGCAGGTCAGAGATGCATGGCTATTTCCGTATTGGTAACCGTAGGAAAGACCAAGGAATGGTTAGCTGACGTAGCCAGAGAtgccaagttgttgaatgtAGGCAGTGGATTCGACCCCAAGAGCGATTTGGGTCCTTTGATCAACCCTGGTAGTTTGGAAAAGGCTCACGATATTCTTGACGAATCTGTAAAGCAAGGGGCCAAAATTCTTTTGGATGGCAGAGGCTACAAGCCAGCCGATCCAAAGTTTGCTAAGGGTAACTTCTTGGCTCCTACCATCATCACTAACGTGGGTCCTGGTATCAGAGCCtacgatgaagaaatcttcgCTCCTGTATTGGCTGTAGTCAACGTAGAAACCATCGACGAAGCTAttgagttgatcaacaaaaACAAGTACGGAAACGGTGTTTCCATCTTCACATCGTCCGGTTCATCTGCTCAATACTTCACCAAAAGAATTGACGTCGGACAGGTTGGTGTCAATGTGCCCATTCCAGTGCCTTTGCCCATGTTCTCATTCACAGGCTCTAGAGGCTCGTTCTTGGGAGACTTGAACTTCTACGGTAAGGCCGGTGTCACTTTCTTGACCAAGCCAAAGACCATTACCAGCTCGTGGAAGTCCAACACCATCGACAACCAGATCTTGAAGCCTTCTACTTCCATGCCAGTGCAGCAGTAA